The Calderihabitans maritimus genome segment TTAACCCCGGTAGCATTGGGAGAAGGAGTTGCCAACATCAGGCCTAGATGGTCGCCGGATGGCAAAGAGATCTGGTTTTTGTCCAACCGCGATTCTGCCGACGGTAAATACACGGTATGGAAGACGCCTGTTGACCGCTCCAATCCCGAACCGTTGACAGATGCCCAGGTGGACATACCGGTCATGTACGGAGGCGGTGTCTGGTCTCCTGATGGTTCGCAGATTGCCTATGTGACATACCAAAATGGGTATCCGGAAGTATGGGTGTATGACCTTTTGTCCGGTAACAGTAGCAACCTTACCCTTGACGTTACAGGGGAAGCTCGCCAACGATTGGAGGAAAAGACAGACGATCTGTGGGCATACAATCCTGTATGGTCGCCCAAGGGAGAGATAGCTTACCTTACCACTCGCTTTGATAATGTTGATATAATGCTCATCGATAAGCAGGGAGAAAATCATGTCTTGACCCAGACGGAGGCTGTAGAAGGATACCCTGCCTGGTCCCCGGATGGTGAAAAATTGGCTTATTTCCGCTCCTGGTTTAACCCAGAAACAGGGCAGCAAGAAAATCAAGTTTATTTGATTAACAAAGACGGTACCGAACCAGTATCCCTTACGCCTCCCATAGCCGCTGCTTCCATGGTACCTGCCTGGTCACCCGACGGCAAGCGAATTGCCATTAATGTGGCCAAGTCCGATTCCACGGCTGAGGTGGAGAAGAGCAGTGGTATCTGGTTGGTTAATGCTGACGGGACCAACCTGCAGAAGATCACGGATGTGGGCGGAGGTACTCTCATCGAGTGGTCTCCCGACGGGAAGAAACTGGCTTTCAATGATGAAGATGGGGTACTCTATGTTTTGTACCTCTCTACAGATTACCGGGAAATAAAGCTTTTTCAAGTTACTTGGGAAGGCGATCCTTCTGGCGACATGGCCGTTGCCTGGTCTCCTGCCTCCGACAAATTGCTTTTAGATTGGACGAAGCCGGAGGAGGCGACGCGGGGAATTTGGCTGGCTCGTTTACCTAAATCAAAATAATGCCGATTTTTATTTGACCGCGGATTCTGCCGCGGTTATTTGCTTCTCAAAAGGGATTTTTTTCTTAGGAAATGTGAAAGGAAAACACTTTGTAAGTAAAGAATAGTATTAAAAACTCGTGTAAGATTTAGAAAAGGAGAGATATTTTGAAAAAAGACGTATGGGTGCGCGTGAAGGGAGTTCAGAGAAACGAGCGGGGAGAAGAGGATATTATAGAGTTGATTACAGAAGGGAGGCTGTTCCGTAAAGAAGATTCTTATTATATTATCTATCGGGAAACAGCTATTTCCGGTATGGAGGGAACTACTACTTCGCTGAAAGTTGAACCCAGCAGGGTTACCCTCAATCGTATGGGTGCATCGGAACAAAAACAAACTTTTGAAGAAGGATTATTACACACGGGCAGCTACATTACCGCTTTTGGTACCTTTCACATGTCAGTCATCACTTCGCGGGTAGACGTGGACTTGACAGATGATGGAGGAAGTATTAATTTAGAGTATGAGTTGCAGGTAGGACGAGAGAAAATTAGCGATAATAAGTTGAGCATAATGGTGGAGAACCGGTAGTCAAATGAGGAGGAAATAATATTGAGTACACTGCTAAAAATTAAACAAAATATTACGGAACAATTGAGAAAATCTGCTTTATCTGCCCGGCAGGAAGGAGAAATTAATTTCGTTTCCCTGCCGGAATTCACCCTCGAAGTACCTCGGGAAAAAACTCATGGAGACTTTGCTACCAATCTCGCTATGCTTCTGGCCAGAGAAGCTAAGATGGCACCGCGTCAAATAGCGGAGATTATTGTGAAGCATTTTGATCCTAACGGAACGTGGGTTAAACGAGTCGAAGTGGCAGGCCCCGGGTTTATTAATTTCACTCTTTCCCATGAATGGCTTTACCAGGTTCTTCCCGAAGCAATACGAGAGGACGAGCGCTACGGAAACTCCAATTTTGGTCAGGGGAAAAAAGTTCAAGTGGAATTTGTAAGTGCCAATCCTACCGGATTGCTACATATGGGAAATGCTCGCGGCGCTGCATTGGGAGACAGCATTGCCAATTTGCTGCAAGCGACAGGACATGAAGTGACCAGGGAGTTTTATGTTAATGACGCCGGTAATCAAATTATCAATTTTGGTAAATCTTTAGAAGCTCGCTATCTCCAGCTTTTAGGGAGAAATGTTCCTTTCCCCGACGAAGGATATCACGGTGAGGATTTAATCGAGACGGTTAAACGTTTTATTTCCCGTTATGGTGACCGATATCTGGATGCCGATAGTGAGGAACGGCAGCAAAAATTAATAGAGTTTGCTCTGGAGGAGAAATTAAATCATATACGGGAAGTACTAGAAGATTTCGGAGTTTATTATGATGTATGGTTTCACGAGCAAACCCTGCATGAATCAGGTGCGATTAGAGAGGTTATTGAGGAACTCCGGCAGAAGGGTTATATCTACGAAAGCGAAGGGGCATTATGGTTTAAGTCCACCGAGTTCGGAGACGAAAAAGATGAAGTGGTGGTGAGGAGCAACGGTATTCCCACCTACTTTGCCGCAGACATTGCTTATCACAAGAACAAGTTTGAGCGGGGCTTTGACCGGGTGATCAACATATGGGGAGCGGACCATCATGGCCATGTTGCCCGGTTAAAAGGAGCGGTAGCCGCTCTGGGCTACGACCCGGCCAGGTTGGATATTATCCTGATGCAGTTGGTGCGTCTCTTCAAAGACGGTGAAGTCCTGCGCATGTCCAAACGGACGGGCCAATATGTGACTTTGGGTGAGTTGATAGAAGAAGTAGGTAAAGATGCTGCCCGCTACTTTTTTGTGATGCGCGGTGCGGATAGCCATTTAGATTTTGATTTGGATTTGGCCAAGGCGGAATCTAACGAGAACCCGGTATATTATGTCCAGTACGCTCATGCCCGCATATGCAGTATCCTCCGCCAGGGGAAAGAACTGGGGTATGAACTTCCGGTTGTTGAAGACACTAATTTGGAATTATTGCAAGATCCGGCTGAATTGGAACTTATCCGCAAGATTGCCGACCTGCCCGACGTGGTGGCTGAGGCGGCTCAAGCCCTGGAACCGCATCGCCTGACACGGTATGCTCATGACCTGGCCAGTTTGTTCCACAGTTTTTACAACCACTGTCGTGTTCTGGTTGAAGATGAAGAGCTACGCAAGGCGCGAATGATCTTAGTTGATGCTACCCGTATTACTCTGAGAAACGTCCTGCAACTTTTGGGAGTCACGGCACCGGAGAGGATGTAACGCCCAGTGAAAGAGGTAGTTCTTTCGACTCTTACCGGTATTGGCGTAGGTCTACTTTTTTCGGGGTTAAACCTCCCAGTTCCCGCGCCGCCTACGCTTGCAGGAGTCATGGGCATAGCCGGATTGTTCTTGGGCTACGTTTTGGGCAAACGCCTGTTCCATTAGGGGTGCCTGGAAGCACCTCTTTTATTTTGTTAAGATAGAGTCACACGGTTAGGCTGGGGGATGTAGGCGGAAGGCGACATTGGTTCGAGGCGTCGGCAAACTTAGCGAGGGCGAAGCGAGGCAGCTTAACTTAATTATCTTGACAGGAATTTGTCAAAAAGGATAGAATAGTGAAGGTGATTTTCGGGCAGATAACAGGAGGTTTTTTCATGGTAAAATTTATCTTTGTAACCGGAGGAGTAGTTTCTTCACTAGGCAAGGGGATAACAGCTGCTTCTTTAGGACGCCTGCTGAAAAGCCGGGGTCTGAAAGTTGCCATCCAAAAATTTGATCCGTATATTAACATAGATGCAGGTACTATGAACCCTTACCAGCACGGCGAAGTTTTCGTAACCGATGACGGCGCGGAGACCGATCTCGATTTGGGGCACTACGAGAGGTTTATCGATATCAGCCTCAGCGAGAGCAGCAACGTTACCACCGGTAAGATATATTGGTCGGTAATCAACAAGGAGCGGAGGGGAGATTACTTAGGCGGCACCGTACAGGTGATTCCGCATATTACTAACGAGATAAAAGAACGCATATACCGGGTTGCCCGGGAAAGTGACCCCGATGTGGTAATTACCGAAATAGGAGGTACGGTAGGGGATATAGAGTCCTTGCCTTTCTTGGAAGCAATCCGCCAGTTCAAAAGCGATATCGGACGGGAAAACGTAATGTATATTCATGTCACACTGGTTCCTTTTTTAAAAGCTGCTCAAGAAGCAAAAACCAAACCTACCCAGCACAGCGTAAAGGAACTGCGCAGCATAGGTATACAGCCGGACGTTATTGTCTGCCGTTCGGAAATGCCCTTATCTAAAGAAATGGAGGAGAAAATAGCCCTTTTCTGTGATATTGATAAAGAAGCAGTTATTCAAGCGGTGGACGCGGAGACTATTTATGAGGTACCTCTCATCTTAAAAAAGGAAGGTTTAGACGATATCGTCATCAATAGATTAAACCTAACCTGTAATGAATGCCAGATGGAGGACTGGGAGGAAATTGTTCATAAAATTAAAAATCCTAAATATAAAGTGAGAATAGCTTTGGTTGGGAAGTACGTGGGATTGCCGGATGCTTATCTTAGCGTGGTAGAGGCATTGCGTCATGCGGGGATAGCCCATGAAGCGGGAATTGATATTAAATGGATCTACTCGGCGGATCTCACTAATGAAAATGCTGCCGAGTTTTTGGGGGATGTTGACGGTATACTGGTGCCGGGCGGTTTTGGTGACCGCGGAATTGAAGGTAAAATTGCGGCCGCCGGTTACGCGCGTGAAAATCGGGTTCCCTATTTGGGAATTTGTCTGGGAATGCAACTGGCGGTAGTAGAATTTGCCCGTAATGTATGCGGACTGTCCGGAGCTAACAGTTCCGAATTTGCCGCGGATACTCCCTATCCGGTAATTGACCTTTTGCCGGAACAGAAAGAAATTGAAGATTTAGGAGGTACTATGCGCCTGGGGGTATACCCTTGTAAGCTAGTCCCCGGCACCCGTGCTTTTGAGGCGTATAAAACTGAAATGATTGAAGAGAGACACCGTCACCGCTATGAATTTAATAACGCCTTTCTTTCTGAATTAACCGCGCGGGGAATGGTTATCAGTGGTACTTCACCTGATAACCGGTTGGTGGAAATCATTGAGTTATCTGATCATCCCTGGTTTGTAGCTTCTCAATTTCATCCAGAATTTAAATCCAGACCGAACCGGCCTCACCCGCTATTCAGAGATTTTATCGCGGCGTCTCTGCGTTATCGGTTAAGTAAATAGCGGTTCGAGATATACCCGCACTGTGGTGCGGGTTTGTTATTTATACCAACTTGCCTATGGGGAAAAGTTTTGTTATGTTTTAGGCAGGTGAACTGGACAAGTTATCTCGGTATGCTGGTGCAGGTTAAAAGGCAAAATAGAGAAAAAGGAGGACTAATTTTGAATTGGAAAGCTCGCTTAATTACCGCGGAAGAGAGAAACAAATATAACCATTTTGTCTCCCGGCACCCTAAAGGGCACATCTTACAATCCTACGAGTGGGGAGAAGTCAAATCTAAAACCGGATGGAAGCCTTTGCGCCTTGTAGTGGAACAAGAGGGGAAAATCGTAGGAGCCATTTCTATCCTTATGCGCCAGGTACCGATTGGAGGAAAAACTATTTTTTATGCACCCCGCGGTCCTGTGGTAGACCTCGACAGACAGGATTTGCTCGATTTTTTATGGGCGGAGGTCAAAAAACTGGCTAGACAGCACGGAGCTATTTTCTTAAAGATTGACCCGGACGTTCCCTCCCAAAATTTAGAATTTAAGGAGTATTTGATTAAAACCGGGTTTCGTCCCGCTGACAAAGAAGCGGGATTTGAAGGAATACAACCCAAATATGTTTTCCGTTTAGACATTACTCCTTCCTTGGATGAGTTAATGGCAAATTTTCACCAAAAGACTCGTTATAACATTCGGCTGGCAATAAGAAGAGGAGTAAAAGTGAAAAGTGAATGCCAGAAGGAAGACCTGCGGGTATTCTACCGGATTTTGCTGGAAACGGCGGAACGGGACAAATTTTTAGTACGTTCTTATGATTACTTTGCCATTCTGTGGGATGAGCTGGTGGAGCGAGGTCTGGCTAATTTGTTCATGGCTTATTACCAGGATGAACCTATTGCCGGAACTTTAGCCTTCATATTTGGGGACAAAGCCTGGTATTTATACGGTGCTTCCAGCAATCGATACCGAAATGTTATGCCTAATTATTTGCTCCAGTGGACTATGATTCAATGGGCCAAAGCTAAAGGCTGTACCATGTATGACTTCCGAGGAGTACCGGGAGATCTTTCCGAAGACAACCCTCTTTATGGTTTGTACCGGTTTAAGAAAGGATTTGGGGGTAAATACACAGAATTTGTTGGGGAATATGACTTGGTTTTTTCTCCCTTATATTATTGGCTGTGGAAGACGGCGGAACCGGTATATTCAAAGGCTGTTCGGCAGCTCATCGGGCTGAAGAAAAAACTGAGAGGTTAAAGGGGGCCGGCATGAACTGGTGAACGGTATTGGGTCTCGCTGGGTCGAAATAGATACGGATGCTATAGTTCATAACCTGGAACAAATTAAGAAATTACTGCGGCCGGAGACCAAAATTATGGGAGTGGTCAAGGCCAACGCTTATGGCTGTGGTGCGGTTGAGGTTGCCCGCTGCCTGGTCGGCCAGGGTATATCCATGTTGGGAGTGACCACGGTTGATGAAGGCCTGGAACTTCGCCAACACGGCATATCGGCTCCCGTATTGATTTTTGCTCCTATACTTCCCCAGGAAGCTGATGATGTGGTAGCTAATGACCTTACGGTTTCCGTAAGCGAAACTGAAATTTTGAAACCCCTGGCGGAAGCGGCAAGGGAGCGGGACCGGAAGGCAAAGGTTCATATCAAGGTCGAAACAGGTATGGGAAGGACCGGTATACTGCCCGAAGAAGTCCTATCCTTTATTCGTGCCGCTGTTGAGTATTCGTCGTTAATTGAAATCGATGGGATATATACTCATCTGGCAACGGCCGGCACCGATCCCGGTTTCGCATGGGAACAATTCCGTCGCTTTCAGCGGGTGCTCGAAATGTTGGAGCAGGAGGGAGTTCATATACCTCTCAAGCATGTCTGTAACAGTGCTGCCACTTTATTGTACCCGGAAATGCATCTTTCTATGGTGCGCATCGGAACTCTTCTTTACGGGCAGAAACCTCCGGGGATAAAAAAGGACGAGCTTGGCCTTAAGGATCCGTGGAAGTTTAAAGCCCGGATAATTCATCTTAGGGAAGTACCGCCGGGTACTAGTATCGGCTATGGGCGGGACTATATTACCCGGGAAAAGACACGCATAGCGGTAATTCCGGTAGGGTATGCCGACGGCTTTACCGTAGAACCAGCGGTAAGACCCAAAGGCTGGATTGACCTGTTTAAAGTTCTGATTAAAACAATATTAAACTATTGGGGGTGGTTGCGCAGCCCTACGGTGGTCCATATAGGACATGCCCGGGCGCGCGTAGTGGGTAGGGTAGGTATGCAGTTGACCATGATTGATGTAGGCCATTTGCCTGATGTCCGGTTGGGAGATGAGGTAGAAATACATGTCCGACGCACGTCATTAAACCCTCGCCTGCCACGGGTTTACTTGCGTCAAGGAAGACCT includes the following:
- a CDS encoding lipid II:glycine glycyltransferase FemX, with translation MNWKARLITAEERNKYNHFVSRHPKGHILQSYEWGEVKSKTGWKPLRLVVEQEGKIVGAISILMRQVPIGGKTIFYAPRGPVVDLDRQDLLDFLWAEVKKLARQHGAIFLKIDPDVPSQNLEFKEYLIKTGFRPADKEAGFEGIQPKYVFRLDITPSLDELMANFHQKTRYNIRLAIRRGVKVKSECQKEDLRVFYRILLETAERDKFLVRSYDYFAILWDELVERGLANLFMAYYQDEPIAGTLAFIFGDKAWYLYGASSNRYRNVMPNYLLQWTMIQWAKAKGCTMYDFRGVPGDLSEDNPLYGLYRFKKGFGGKYTEFVGEYDLVFSPLYYWLWKTAEPVYSKAVRQLIGLKKKLRG
- the alr gene encoding alanine racemase, yielding MNGIGSRWVEIDTDAIVHNLEQIKKLLRPETKIMGVVKANAYGCGAVEVARCLVGQGISMLGVTTVDEGLELRQHGISAPVLIFAPILPQEADDVVANDLTVSVSETEILKPLAEAARERDRKAKVHIKVETGMGRTGILPEEVLSFIRAAVEYSSLIEIDGIYTHLATAGTDPGFAWEQFRRFQRVLEMLEQEGVHIPLKHVCNSAATLLYPEMHLSMVRIGTLLYGQKPPGIKKDELGLKDPWKFKARIIHLREVPPGTSIGYGRDYITREKTRIAVIPVGYADGFTVEPAVRPKGWIDLFKVLIKTILNYWGWLRSPTVVHIGHARARVVGRVGMQLTMIDVGHLPDVRLGDEVEIHVRRTSLNPRLPRVYLRQGRPYVVSSISGITEERREYL
- a CDS encoding zf-HC2 domain-containing protein, which produces MNCQEAKQAIFAYLDAQLDPGQEQALYQHLLLCYNCQRELNLARETNRLLEKSCTPVSPPANFSQEVMQRIFGESKVSEEKTCPAISHKQNKAGSWWRRIIRSVFDLEAKALLVTSYAVLFIAIGIIFLYGYNQLNELSTLGSSSSNQEQLPVETKDQDKAKPEVSQTDEQKKETQVRDKDTSRSPSLNTGESRFHPGPVQGSSASPEQVTEITPPEDLPPVKVVVEPVNYTVMLTPVALGEGVANIRPRWSPDGKEIWFLSNRDSADGKYTVWKTPVDRSNPEPLTDAQVDIPVMYGGGVWSPDGSQIAYVTYQNGYPEVWVYDLLSGNSSNLTLDVTGEARQRLEEKTDDLWAYNPVWSPKGEIAYLTTRFDNVDIMLIDKQGENHVLTQTEAVEGYPAWSPDGEKLAYFRSWFNPETGQQENQVYLINKDGTEPVSLTPPIAAASMVPAWSPDGKRIAINVAKSDSTAEVEKSSGIWLVNADGTNLQKITDVGGGTLIEWSPDGKKLAFNDEDGVLYVLYLSTDYREIKLFQVTWEGDPSGDMAVAWSPASDKLLLDWTKPEEATRGIWLARLPKSK
- the argS gene encoding arginine--tRNA ligase gives rise to the protein MSTLLKIKQNITEQLRKSALSARQEGEINFVSLPEFTLEVPREKTHGDFATNLAMLLAREAKMAPRQIAEIIVKHFDPNGTWVKRVEVAGPGFINFTLSHEWLYQVLPEAIREDERYGNSNFGQGKKVQVEFVSANPTGLLHMGNARGAALGDSIANLLQATGHEVTREFYVNDAGNQIINFGKSLEARYLQLLGRNVPFPDEGYHGEDLIETVKRFISRYGDRYLDADSEERQQKLIEFALEEKLNHIREVLEDFGVYYDVWFHEQTLHESGAIREVIEELRQKGYIYESEGALWFKSTEFGDEKDEVVVRSNGIPTYFAADIAYHKNKFERGFDRVINIWGADHHGHVARLKGAVAALGYDPARLDIILMQLVRLFKDGEVLRMSKRTGQYVTLGELIEEVGKDAARYFFVMRGADSHLDFDLDLAKAESNENPVYYVQYAHARICSILRQGKELGYELPVVEDTNLELLQDPAELELIRKIADLPDVVAEAAQALEPHRLTRYAHDLASLFHSFYNHCRVLVEDEELRKARMILVDATRITLRNVLQLLGVTAPERM
- a CDS encoding DUF1934 domain-containing protein translates to MKKDVWVRVKGVQRNERGEEDIIELITEGRLFRKEDSYYIIYRETAISGMEGTTTSLKVEPSRVTLNRMGASEQKQTFEEGLLHTGSYITAFGTFHMSVITSRVDVDLTDDGGSINLEYELQVGREKISDNKLSIMVENR
- a CDS encoding XapX domain-containing protein, giving the protein MKEVVLSTLTGIGVGLLFSGLNLPVPAPPTLAGVMGIAGLFLGYVLGKRLFH
- a CDS encoding CTP synthase, whose amino-acid sequence is MVKFIFVTGGVVSSLGKGITAASLGRLLKSRGLKVAIQKFDPYINIDAGTMNPYQHGEVFVTDDGAETDLDLGHYERFIDISLSESSNVTTGKIYWSVINKERRGDYLGGTVQVIPHITNEIKERIYRVARESDPDVVITEIGGTVGDIESLPFLEAIRQFKSDIGRENVMYIHVTLVPFLKAAQEAKTKPTQHSVKELRSIGIQPDVIVCRSEMPLSKEMEEKIALFCDIDKEAVIQAVDAETIYEVPLILKKEGLDDIVINRLNLTCNECQMEDWEEIVHKIKNPKYKVRIALVGKYVGLPDAYLSVVEALRHAGIAHEAGIDIKWIYSADLTNENAAEFLGDVDGILVPGGFGDRGIEGKIAAAGYARENRVPYLGICLGMQLAVVEFARNVCGLSGANSSEFAADTPYPVIDLLPEQKEIEDLGGTMRLGVYPCKLVPGTRAFEAYKTEMIEERHRHRYEFNNAFLSELTARGMVISGTSPDNRLVEIIELSDHPWFVASQFHPEFKSRPNRPHPLFRDFIAASLRYRLSK